GATTGGACCCGCACCGGAAACCAGCACATCTTCCCCAACCAGATCGAACGACAGCGCCGTGTGCACTGCATTACCGAACGGATCGAAGATAGACGCCAGGTCGTCGGAGATATTGTCCGGGATTTTAAATGCGTTAAATGCCGGGATCACCAGGTACTCCGCGAAGCAGCCCAGACGGTTTACGCCAACACCGGTCGTATTGCGGCACAGGTGAGTACGCCCACCGCGGCAGTTACGGCAATGTCCGCAGGTGATATGACCTTCGCCAGAAACACGATCGCCTATTTTAAAGCCTTTAACTTCCTGGCCGATGCCAACAACTTCGCCGACATATTCATGCCCAACGACCATCGGTACCGGGATGGTTTTTTGCGACCATTCATCCCAGTTATAGATGTGAACGTCAGTCCCGCAGATGGCTGTTTTACGGATTTTAATCAGCAAATCGTTATGGCCGACTTCCGGTTCAGGAACGTCGGTCATCCAAATGCCCTCTTCCGCTTTCAGTTTGGATAACGCTTTCATTTCACATCCTCAGGCAATAACGCCTAGTTGTTTACCAATGCGTGTGAACGCCTCGACCGCACGCGTAATCTGCTCAGGGGTATGCGCCGCAGACATCTGGGTACGAATACGTGCCTGGCCTTTTGGAACCACCGGATAGAAGAACCCGGTAACGTAAATCCCCTCTTTTTGCAGCTCGCGGGCGAACGCCTGCGCCACGACGGCATCACCCAGCATGACCGGGATGATCGCGTGATCCGCACCGGCTAAGGTAAAGCCTGCTGCGGACATTTGCTCGCGGAACTGACGTGCATTCGCCCACAGGCGATCGCGCAGGTCACTGCCAGCTTCAACCATTTCCAGCACTTTAATGGAGGCTGCAACAATCGCCGGTGCCAGTGAGTTGGAGAACAGATAAGGGCGGGAACGCTGACGCAGCCACTCAACAACTTCTTTGCGTGCTGCGGTGTAACCGCCAGATGCGCCACCGAGTGCTTTACCCAGCGTACCGGTAATGATGTCGACACGGCCCATCACATCACAGTATTCATGGGATCCACGACCATTTTCACCGACAAAGCCGACGGCATGGGAATCATCAACCATGACCAGCGCGTCGTATTTATCAGCCAGGTCACAAACGCCTTTCAGGTTAGCGATCACGCCATCCATAGAGAACACGCCATCGGTGGCGATGAGGATATGACGAGCACCCGCTTCACGCGCTTCTTTCAGGCGCGCTTCCAGCTCGACCATGTCGTTATTGGCATAACGGAAACGCTTTGCTTTACACAGACGAACGCCGTCAATGATAGAGGCGTGGTTCAGGGCATCGGAGATGATCGCATCTTCTGCGCCCAGCAGCGTTTCAAACAGGCCGCCGTTGGCGTCAAAGCAGGAAGAGTAAAGGATGGCATCTTCCATACCGAGGAAGGTTGCCAGTTTTTGCTCCAATTGCTTATGGCTGTCTTGAGTACCGCAAATAAAGCGGACCGAAGCCATGCCAAACCCGTGAGAATCCATACCCGCTTTTGCCGCTGCAATCAGTTCCGGGTGGTTAGCCAGCCCCAGATAGTTGTTCGCACAAAAGTTAATAACATGGCTTCCATCTGCCACGGTGATATCCGCCTGCTGGGCAGACGTAATAATGCGCTCTTCTTTAAACAATCCTTCCGCACGTGCGGTGTCGAGATCGTTCGTTAACTGTTTGTAAAAATCCCCACGCATTTCAATTCTCCAGACAGGGCAAATTTCAGCACATATTACCCAAAGCTATACGTTGATACGAGATGACGCATCATCACTTCTTCAAAATGAAGCATAAATCACGTGTACCCGCACGGCTTATCGGTGAATGGCTGAAGCTTGGGCCATGTAGTGATATGATAGAAAGTATTCGTGTCTGAGATTGTCTCTGACTCCATAATTCGAAGGTTACATTTATGATCATCGTTACCGGCGGCGCGGGCTTTATCGGCAGCAACATCGTTAAGTCCCTGAATGATAAAGGCATCACCGACATTCTGGTGGTGGACAACCTGAAAGACGGCACCAAGTTTGTTAACCTGGTGGATCTGAATATTGCTGACTACATGGACAAGGAAGACTTCCTAATCCAGATTATGGCCGGGGAAGATTTCGGCGATATCGAAGCGATTTTCCACGAAGGTGCATGCTCTTCCACCACCGAGTGGGACGGCAAGTATATGATGGATAATAACTATCAATACTCCAAAGAGCTGCTGCACTACTGCCTGGAGCGTGAAATCCCGTTCCTGTACGCGTCCTCTGCCGCCACCTATGGCGGTCGCACTTCTGATTTCATCGAATCCCGTGAATATGAAAAACCGCTGAACGTCTACGGCTACTCAAAATTCCTGTTCGATGAGTACGTGCGCCAGATCCTGCCAGAAGCCAATTCTCAGATTGTTGGCTTCCGCTATTTCAACGTCTACGGACCGCGTGAAGGCCACAAAGGCAGCATGGCGAGCGTCGCTTTCCACCTCAATACCCAGCTCAACAATGGTGAAACACCAAAACTGTTCGAAGGCAGCGAAAACTTCAAACGTGATTTCGTTTACGTTGGCGATGTGGCTGCGGTAAATCTGTGGTTCCTGGAAAACGGGGTTTCCGGCATCTTTAACCTCGGAACGGGTCGTGCGGAATCTTTCCAGGCTGTTGCCGATGCTACACTGGCGTATCACAACAAAGGCAGTATTGAGTACATCCCATTCCCGGAAAAACTGAAAGGTCGCTACCAGGCATTTACTCAGGCCGATCTGACTAACCTGCGCGCAGCGGGCTATGACAAGCCGTTTAAAACCGTCGCCGAAGGCGTCACGGAATATATGGCCTGGCTGAACCGCGACAACGCTACAAATTCACAAAATCATTCGAGCGGTATCAAGGCGGCAACTAAGTGACAAATTCGTCTGGAACGAATTTGAACTGCCGGAGGCTGCCTTCGGTGAGGGACACGGACGTCCCTCATTCATTCCGGGAGCTTACAAGAGTAAGTGACCGGAGTGAACGCAGGCAGCCAACGCAGAGACAGCTTGAAGGATGAAGTGAATGAAGATTTTGGTGGTTGGCCCGTCCTGGGTGGGCGACATGATGATGTCGCAAAGTCTCTATCGCACGCTCAAGGCGCGCTATCCCCAGGCAATAATCGACGTGATGGCACCAGCATGGTGCCGTCCACTGCTGTCGCGTATGCCTGAAGTCAACGAAGCCATTGCCATGCCGCTGGGACACGGCGCGCTGGAGATCGGCGAACGCCGTAAACTCGGTCACAGCCTGCGTGAAAAGCGCTATGACCGCGCCTACGTGCTGCCTAACTCGTTTAAATCAGCTCTGGTGCCGTTCTTTGCTGGCATTCCCCATCGTACAGGTTGGCGTGGCGAAATGCGCTACGGCCTGCTAAACGATGCGCGCGTGCTGGATAAAGACGCATGGCCGCTGATGGTCGAACGCTATGTGGCCCTGGCCTATGATAAAGGCGTGATGCTGTCGGCTAAAGATTTGCCGCAGCCTCTGCTATGGCCGCAGTTGCAGGTTAGCGAAGGTGAAAAGTCCCTGACCTGTAGTCAGTTCTCCCTTTCAGCTGAACGTCCCCTTATCGGTTTTTGCCCTGGTGCGGAATTTGGTCCTGCTAAGCGCTGGCCACATTACCACTATGCAGAACTGGCAAAGCAACTGATCGATGAAGGTCATCAGATTGTGCTGTTTGGCTCGGCAAAAGACCATGAGGCCGGAAATGAGATTCTGGCAGCACTGAGCACTGAACAGCAGGCATGGTGCCGTAATCTGGCAGGCGAAACGCAACTGGAGCAGGCCGTCATTCTGCTCGCCGCCTGCAAAGCGGTCGTCACCAACGATTCTGGATTAATGCACGTGGCAGCCGCGCTGAACCGTCCATTAGTTGCGTTGTATGGCCCCAGCAGCCCGGATTTCACCCCGCCCCTTTCTCACAAGGCGCGCGTGATTCGTCTGATTACGGGTTATCACAAAGTGCGTAAGGGAGATGCGGCAGAAGGCTATCACCAGAGCCTGATTGACATCACGCCACAGCGCGTACTGGAAGAACTCAACGACCTGTTGTTACAAGAGGAAGCCTGACGGATGCGGGTTCTGATCGTTAAAACGTCTTCTATGGGCGATGTACTGCATACGTTGCCCGCATTAACCGATGCACAACAGGCCATCCCGGATATTCAATTTGATTGGGTAGTGGAAGAAGGGTTCGCGCAGATCCCTTCCTGGCACGCAGCCGTTGACCGGGTTATTCCAGTAGCGATTCGTCGTTGGCGTAAAGCCTGGTTTTCAGCACCGATTAAAGCCGAGCGTAAAACGTTCCGCGATGCGGTGCGTTTACAGCAGTATGACGCGATAATTGATGCGCAGGGCCTGGTCAAAAGTGCGGCGTTGGTTACGCGTCTGGCTCGTGGCATCAAGCATGGTATGGACTGGAGCACAGCCCGCGAACCGCTGGCTAGCCTGTTTTATAATCGCAAACATCATATTGCCAGGCAGCAGCACGCAGTAGAACGTACCCGCGAATTGTTTGCCAAAAGTCTGGGATATGCCAAACCGCAATCGCAGGGTAATTACGCTATCGCACAGCATTTTCTGAATGAACGTAATGCTGATGCGGGCCAGTATGCCGTATTTCTTCATGCCACAACGCGTGATGATAAGCACTGGCCCGAAGCCAACTGGCGGGAGCTTATTGGCCTGTTAAATAACACGGGCATACGTATTAAACTGCCCTGGGGTGCTCCCCATGAAGAAGCGCGCGCCAGAAGGCTGGCGGAAGGTTTTTCTAACGTCGATGTCCTGCCACGGATGAGTCTGGAAGAGGTCGCCCGTGTTCTCGCGGGGGCCAAATTTGTAGTGTCGGTTGATACAGGCCTGAGTCATTTAACCGCCGCACTGGATCGCCCCAATATTACGTTGTATGGCCCAACAGACCCTGGATTGATTGGTGGGTACGGGAAGAATCAATACACACAGCAGAGCCTTTCCGGAAAATTGCAGGATCTGGACGCTAACTTAGTCAATGCATCGCTGATTGATAATAATTTGCTTTAACTTTAAGAGATGAACCATGCTTCGCCAACACATGTTTTCTCGCTTTATTAATAGTATAAAAAATAATCCATTCGATTCTATATACTTCTTATTTTATGCCGGGATCCTTGCAACTCTTGCGATGGTACTGGTCAATCCAGATGAAGCGTTGAAGGTATTTATTTTCTCCACGGCTCTGTCTCTGCCACTTATAGGAAAAAATATAAAGCATGTGTGCAGTAACAAACAAAACCTGGTTCTGCCTTTTATGTTGTTACTCTTCGGTTTATTGCAGATTATTTGGGTAGAAATATTTAAACAACCCGGCTCAGCCTTTACCGGTGCTTACCGTTCATACCAGAATGGTGGCAAAGTGATGGCTTTTGCCGCACTTGTAATCGCCGCTTTAACATCATATGCGCCAAGTGCCAATAAAATCCGCTTCGCTAGTGTCTGGGTGATTCTTACGGCAATCGGTTTGTATCTTTTCGCCGGTTATCAACTTGCCGGAGCTGCTGACCCGTTAGAATACCGCGTTGCTCTTGGTTTTGAACATCAAACCGGCACGGCTTACGCTTTGACGCTAATTGCATTATTAGCCTCACAAGCGATCATTAATCTGCGTCTGAAACATACGGTTTCACTGTATCTGTTACATTTTTTGATCTCACTCGCAGTTATCATCACTACACAAACCCGGGCTGCGATTTTGGTATATCCGATCCTGAGTATCAGCCTGTTTCTCATGCGCTATAGTCACAACCGGACCATGTTATTAAAGGCATTACTGGGCTTCGTGATCCTGGTAGTGGTAGCGTCAATTCCGCTTAAATCGATTATTGAAAATCGTTACCAGAACACGATGACCGATTTGCATTCCTATAGCCAAAACAATAGTAACACCTCTATTGGCGCGCGACTTGCAATGCAACGGGCTGGTATTGAGGCAGGGAAAGTACATCTCTGGGGGCAGTCACTTGAACAACGTAGTTCGGAAATTCAGAGGTTTGCTGTACAAGATAGGTCGCTGCAAGGGGCGATTAAATTCCTTGATGTCCATTTACATAACGAAATTGCTGATACCTTTTCACTGAAGGGCATCACCGGAGTTGTTGTGCTACTCTTGCTCTATGCGACCATGTT
The Citrobacter arsenatis DNA segment above includes these coding regions:
- a CDS encoding O-antigen ligase family protein; its protein translation is MLRQHMFSRFINSIKNNPFDSIYFLFYAGILATLAMVLVNPDEALKVFIFSTALSLPLIGKNIKHVCSNKQNLVLPFMLLLFGLLQIIWVEIFKQPGSAFTGAYRSYQNGGKVMAFAALVIAALTSYAPSANKIRFASVWVILTAIGLYLFAGYQLAGAADPLEYRVALGFEHQTGTAYALTLIALLASQAIINLRLKHTVSLYLLHFLISLAVIITTQTRAAILVYPILSISLFLMRYSHNRTMLLKALLGFVILVVVASIPLKSIIENRYQNTMTDLHSYSQNNSNTSIGARLAMQRAGIEAGKVHLWGQSLEQRSSEIQRFAVQDRSLQGAIKFLDVHLHNEIADTFSLKGITGVVVLLLLYATMFLRAYWQRSPLLFVISGAIAIYGLSDLLLYAKGEALSSVLALCVTTMLTLDPTRESSHD
- the rfaC gene encoding lipopolysaccharide heptosyltransferase RfaC, whose translation is MRVLIVKTSSMGDVLHTLPALTDAQQAIPDIQFDWVVEEGFAQIPSWHAAVDRVIPVAIRRWRKAWFSAPIKAERKTFRDAVRLQQYDAIIDAQGLVKSAALVTRLARGIKHGMDWSTAREPLASLFYNRKHHIARQQHAVERTRELFAKSLGYAKPQSQGNYAIAQHFLNERNADAGQYAVFLHATTRDDKHWPEANWRELIGLLNNTGIRIKLPWGAPHEEARARRLAEGFSNVDVLPRMSLEEVARVLAGAKFVVSVDTGLSHLTAALDRPNITLYGPTDPGLIGGYGKNQYTQQSLSGKLQDLDANLVNASLIDNNLL
- the kbl gene encoding glycine C-acetyltransferase, whose translation is MRGDFYKQLTNDLDTARAEGLFKEERIITSAQQADITVADGSHVINFCANNYLGLANHPELIAAAKAGMDSHGFGMASVRFICGTQDSHKQLEQKLATFLGMEDAILYSSCFDANGGLFETLLGAEDAIISDALNHASIIDGVRLCKAKRFRYANNDMVELEARLKEAREAGARHILIATDGVFSMDGVIANLKGVCDLADKYDALVMVDDSHAVGFVGENGRGSHEYCDVMGRVDIITGTLGKALGGASGGYTAARKEVVEWLRQRSRPYLFSNSLAPAIVAASIKVLEMVEAGSDLRDRLWANARQFREQMSAAGFTLAGADHAIIPVMLGDAVVAQAFARELQKEGIYVTGFFYPVVPKGQARIRTQMSAAHTPEQITRAVEAFTRIGKQLGVIA
- the rfaD gene encoding ADP-glyceromanno-heptose 6-epimerase, with translation MIIVTGGAGFIGSNIVKSLNDKGITDILVVDNLKDGTKFVNLVDLNIADYMDKEDFLIQIMAGEDFGDIEAIFHEGACSSTTEWDGKYMMDNNYQYSKELLHYCLEREIPFLYASSAATYGGRTSDFIESREYEKPLNVYGYSKFLFDEYVRQILPEANSQIVGFRYFNVYGPREGHKGSMASVAFHLNTQLNNGETPKLFEGSENFKRDFVYVGDVAAVNLWFLENGVSGIFNLGTGRAESFQAVADATLAYHNKGSIEYIPFPEKLKGRYQAFTQADLTNLRAAGYDKPFKTVAEGVTEYMAWLNRDNATNSQNHSSGIKAATK
- the rfaF gene encoding ADP-heptose--LPS heptosyltransferase RfaF; protein product: MKILVVGPSWVGDMMMSQSLYRTLKARYPQAIIDVMAPAWCRPLLSRMPEVNEAIAMPLGHGALEIGERRKLGHSLREKRYDRAYVLPNSFKSALVPFFAGIPHRTGWRGEMRYGLLNDARVLDKDAWPLMVERYVALAYDKGVMLSAKDLPQPLLWPQLQVSEGEKSLTCSQFSLSAERPLIGFCPGAEFGPAKRWPHYHYAELAKQLIDEGHQIVLFGSAKDHEAGNEILAALSTEQQAWCRNLAGETQLEQAVILLAACKAVVTNDSGLMHVAAALNRPLVALYGPSSPDFTPPLSHKARVIRLITGYHKVRKGDAAEGYHQSLIDITPQRVLEELNDLLLQEEA
- the tdh gene encoding L-threonine 3-dehydrogenase is translated as MKALSKLKAEEGIWMTDVPEPEVGHNDLLIKIRKTAICGTDVHIYNWDEWSQKTIPVPMVVGHEYVGEVVGIGQEVKGFKIGDRVSGEGHITCGHCRNCRGGRTHLCRNTTGVGVNRLGCFAEYLVIPAFNAFKIPDNISDDLASIFDPFGNAVHTALSFDLVGEDVLVSGAGPIGIMAAAVAKHVGARHVVITDVNEYRLELARKMGITRAVNVSKENLTDVMAELGMTEGFDVGLEMSGAPPAFRAMLDTMNHGGRIAMLGIPPSDMSIDWTKVIFKGLFIKGIYGREMFETWYKMAALIQSGLDLSPIITHRFSIDEFQQGFDAMRSGQSGKVILSWD